One Gossypium hirsutum isolate 1008001.06 chromosome A11, Gossypium_hirsutum_v2.1, whole genome shotgun sequence genomic window carries:
- the LOC121209981 gene encoding F-box protein At3g07870, with product MDCLPRELVPAILSRLPIPSLVQSKSVCRAWRILIQDQEFVDKHFKRMIDNDPSFILQIIGNAIQNQLYFGDFSSHPNGGNAMITKKLTIPPLSNFHLVSSCNGLLCLRFTRPSFGLCIYNPFTRDYIELPKIITKNPASHHGSVLGFGLDPTTKKYKVVEVSYKGITCRTLPRRVAISSMRRPPLTAAYASSIESEVYILTVGSPTWRNFGRFPFHLMWQKSQVLVHDKLHWIYYPDTINATDLIMSFDLANEQFNEVPRPDFISSDMRFHELVVLRGCRSAVSSDNEGLEIRVMKEYDVRESWVKEFSIGTYVPRILQPNDQCESWNNSRFYLPKRSIRVLCQLRSGGLLLEYRNKALVIYDPHCRIFHDLQVTFAGISTYFRIVVHVASLNWIETT from the coding sequence ATGGATTGTCTTCCTCGGGAGCTTGTCCCTGCGATACTATCAAGGCTTCCAATCCCAAGCTTGGTGCAATCCAAATCTGTGTGTCGAGCCTGGCGTATACTCATACAAGATCAAGAGTTTGTCGACAAGCATTTCAAGCGGATGATTGACAATGATCCAAGCTTCATtttacaaatcatcggtaatgCCATCCAAAACCAGCTTTATTTTGGAGATTTCTCCAGCCATCCAAACGGTGGAAACGCGATGATAACAAAGAAGCTTACCATACCACCATTGTCAAACTTCCATTTGGTGAGTTCATGTAATGGATTGCTATGCTTGCGTTTCACTCGCCCAAGCTTCGGGCTCTGTATTTATAATCCTTTTACTAGGGATTACATTGAGTTGCCAAAGATTATAACAAAGAACCCTGCTAGTCATCATGGGAGCGTGTTGGGATTTGGTTTGGATCCTACTACGAAGAAATATAAGGTTGTTGAGGTATCCTATAAAGGAATAACTTGTAGAACCCTGCCTAGGCGTGTTGCTATATCTAGCATGCGTCGACCTCCTCTGACTGCCGCATATGCTTCTTCAATTGAATCCGAGGTTTATATTTTGACTGTTGGTAGCCCCACATGGAGAAATTTCGGAAGATTTCCCTTCCATCTTATGTGGCAAAAATCTCAGGTTTTAGTCCACGATAAACTTCATTGGATTTATTATCCCGACACAATCAATGCTACTGATCTTATCATGTCTTTTGACTTGGCTAATGAACAATTCAATGAGGTCCCTAGGCCTGATTTCATCAGTTCGGACATGCGATTTCATGAACTCGTTGTTCTACGAGGTTGCCGGTCGGCAGTTTCTTCCGATAATGAAGGATTGGAGATTCGGGTTATGAAGGAGTATGATGTGAGAGAGTCTTGGGTCAAAGAATTTAGCATTGGAACTTACGTACCAAGAATATTGCAGCCAAACGATCAGTGTGAATCATGGAATAACTCGAGGTTTTATTTGCCTAAAAGAAGCATTCGAGTCCTATGCCAGTTGAGGAGTGGAGGGCTCTTATTGGAGTATAGAAATAAAGCACTTGTTATCTATGATCCTCATTGCAGGATATTTCATGATCTTCAAGTTACATTTGCTGGGATTTCAACGTATTTTAGAATAGTCGTTCATGTTGCAAGCCTCAATTGGATCGAGACTACCTAA
- the LOC107923409 gene encoding F-box protein At3g07870, which translates to MDRLPQELVIDILSRLPISTIMQSKSVNRAWRILIRNQVFVNMHFKRMVENDPSFILQIRDQPIQNQLYFGDFSSHPNDRNVTIITKKLTMLPLLTNFHLVSSCNGLLCLRGTHRSLGLICIYNPFTRDSMELPKLIAKGPSHQVGVLGFGLDATTNKYKVVEVSYKRIYRASPSHVVRPVNRLAPQIIAPSSIDSEVHILTVGNGSPTRRNLGSFPFHFMCQKSQVLVNGKLHWISYPRGSKAYLAIISFDLGNEQFKEVPRPDCISSDRQFHELVVLRGCLSAVCFDYDNEELEIWVMKEYDVKESWVKEFSIGTYLPKILQPDERESLDSSMFYMPKTCMRVLCQLRSGGILLEYKIKALFVYDPHCRTFQNFQLTFEGIPRCFTLAVHVASLNWIDTFIEAP; encoded by the coding sequence ATGGATCGTCTTCCTCAAGAGCTTGTCATTGATATACTATCAAGGCTTCCAATCTCAACCATAATGCAATCCAAGTCCGTGAATCGAGCCTGGCGTATCTTAATACGAAATCAAGTGTTTGTCAACATGCATTTCAAGCGCATGGTTGAGAATGACCCAAGCTTCATTTTACAAATCAGAGATCAACCCATCCAAAACCAACTTTACTTCGGAGATTTCTCCAGCCATCCAAATGATAGAAACGTTACGATCATCACAAAGAAGCTTACCATGCTACCATTGCTAACTAATTTCCATTTGGTGAGTTCATGTAATGGATTGCTATGCTTGCGTGGCACTCACCGAAGCCTTGGACTGATCTGTATTTATAATCCTTTTACCAGGGATTCTATGGAGTTGCCAAAGCTAATAGCAAAGGGACCTAGTCATCAAGTGGGGGTATTGGGATTTGGTCTGGATGCTACCACAAACAAATATAAGGTTGTAGAGGTATCATATAAACGAATTTATAGAGCTTCTCCAAGCCATGTTGTTAGACCTGTCAATCGCCTAGCTCCTCAGATTATAGCACCTTCTTCAATTGACTCTGAGGTTCATATTTTGACTGTTGGTAATGGTAGCCCCACAAGGAGAAATTTGGGAAGTTTCCCTTTCCATTTTATGTGCCAAAAATCTCAGGTTTTGGTCAATGGAAAACTTCATTGGATTTCTTATCCTCGGGGTAGTAAAGCTTACCTTGCTATTATTTCGTTTGACTTGGGTAATGAACAATTCAAGGAAGTCCCTAGGCCTGATTGTATCAGTTCGGACAGGCAATTTCACGAACTCGTGGTTCTACGAGGTTGCCTGTCGGCGGTTTGTTTTGATTACGATAATGAAGAACTGGAGATTTGGGTTATGAAAGAGTATGATGTGAAAGAGTCTTGGGTCAAAGAATTTAGCATTGGAACTTACCTACCAAAAATATTGCAGCCGGATGAACGTGAATCATTGGATAGTTCAATGTTTTATATGCCTAAGACATGCATGCGAGTCCTATGTCAGTTGAGGAGTGGAGGGATTTTATTGGAGTACAAAATTAAAGCACTCTTTGTCTATGATCCTCATTGCAGAACATTCCAGAATTTTCAACTTACATTTGAAGGAATTCCCAGATGTTTCACCTTAGCCGTTCATGTTGCAAGCCTCAACTGGATCGATACATTTATCGAGGCACCATGA